A stretch of Sinorhizobium meliloti DNA encodes these proteins:
- a CDS encoding PDR/VanB family oxidoreductase, whose product MSGGTEIPVRVTRVTPVAHRIKRFRFERLDGRPMPYFSGGAHVIVSMNDNGHVRRNAYSLMSAPYDCSAYEISVLHVEDSRGGSSFMHEKVREGDEMRVSHPVNLFQPDWRGRKHLLIAGGIGITPFIAMMEQFAREGACFEMHYAIRTRDRGAYCEDLVARYGSHRVKIYCDAEDSRIPVARLLDSQPLGTHLYVCGPAGMIDGVLKTGLEAGWPEQNLHSERFLSSQPGKPFSIELTRSGKTVHVGHHESMLEAIEAAGIDAPFLCRGGACGQCETMVALCDGRLLHNDVYLTDEEKASGRKVMLCVSRFEGKALHLDL is encoded by the coding sequence GTGAGCGGTGGTACTGAAATTCCCGTCCGAGTGACCCGCGTGACGCCGGTCGCTCATCGCATCAAACGATTTCGCTTCGAGCGCCTCGACGGCCGGCCGATGCCCTATTTCTCCGGTGGCGCCCACGTCATCGTTTCGATGAACGACAATGGTCACGTGCGGCGCAATGCCTATTCGCTGATGTCGGCGCCATATGATTGCTCGGCCTACGAGATCAGCGTGCTGCATGTCGAGGATTCCCGCGGCGGCTCGTCCTTCATGCACGAGAAGGTGCGCGAAGGCGACGAAATGAGGGTATCGCATCCCGTCAACCTGTTTCAGCCGGATTGGCGCGGCCGAAAGCATCTGCTGATTGCCGGCGGCATCGGGATCACGCCCTTCATCGCCATGATGGAGCAGTTTGCCCGCGAAGGCGCCTGTTTCGAAATGCATTATGCCATTCGAACGCGCGACCGCGGCGCATATTGCGAGGACCTCGTCGCCCGCTACGGATCGCATCGGGTGAAGATCTATTGCGATGCCGAAGACAGTCGCATTCCGGTCGCCCGCTTGCTCGACAGCCAGCCGCTCGGCACGCATCTCTATGTCTGCGGTCCCGCGGGCATGATCGACGGCGTACTCAAGACCGGGCTGGAGGCTGGCTGGCCGGAGCAGAACCTGCATTCCGAGCGCTTTCTGTCCTCCCAGCCCGGCAAGCCCTTTTCGATCGAGCTGACGCGCTCCGGCAAGACCGTCCATGTCGGTCATCACGAGAGCATGCTGGAGGCGATCGAGGCGGCCGGAATCGATGCGCCCTTTCTCTGTCGCGGCGGTGCCTGCGGGCAGTGCGAAACGATGGTCGCCCTCTGCGACGGGAGGCTGCTGCACAACGACGTCTATCTGACCGACGAAGAAAAGGCTTCCGGCCGAAAGGTGATGCTCTGCGTCTCCCGATTCGAGGGAAAGGCTTTGCATCTCGACCTCTAG
- a CDS encoding helix-turn-helix domain-containing protein, whose amino-acid sequence MGRENAEKHRNSKKNGKAATSAGGARKTAAELARVTLTQDPHAIRDTREKVLEVAIGHEVRAFRKKLGITVADVASATDISVGMLSKIENGNTSPSLTTLQTLSRALGVPITAFFRRFEEEHSAVFVKAGEGVDVERRGTRAGHQYNLLGHIGSNTSGVVVEPYLITLTEDSDVFPTFQHDGLEFLYMLEGEVVYRHGNNLYRMTPGDSLFFDADAPHGPEELTTLPIRYLSIISYPRGRGED is encoded by the coding sequence ATGGGCAGGGAAAACGCGGAAAAGCACCGGAACTCGAAGAAGAACGGCAAGGCGGCGACAAGCGCCGGCGGCGCGCGCAAGACGGCGGCGGAGTTGGCACGTGTCACGCTGACCCAGGATCCGCATGCAATCCGCGACACCCGTGAAAAGGTGCTGGAAGTCGCGATCGGCCATGAAGTGCGTGCCTTCCGCAAGAAGCTCGGCATCACAGTAGCCGACGTCGCCTCCGCGACCGATATTTCGGTCGGCATGCTGTCGAAGATCGAGAACGGCAACACATCGCCGTCGCTCACGACTTTGCAGACGCTGTCGCGGGCGCTCGGCGTGCCGATCACCGCCTTCTTCCGCCGTTTCGAGGAGGAGCATAGCGCCGTGTTCGTCAAAGCGGGGGAAGGCGTCGACGTCGAGCGGCGCGGCACCCGCGCCGGCCACCAGTACAACCTCCTCGGCCATATCGGATCGAACACCTCCGGCGTCGTCGTCGAGCCTTATCTCATCACGTTGACCGAAGACTCGGACGTCTTTCCGACATTTCAACACGATGGCCTGGAGTTCCTCTACATGCTGGAAGGCGAGGTGGTCTACCGGCATGGCAACAATCTTTACCGCATGACTCCGGGGGACAGTCTGTTCTTCGACGCCGACGCGCCGCACGGGCCGGAAGAACTGACCACGCTGCCGATCCGGTATCTGTCTATCATTTCCTATCCGCGCGGCCGCGGAGAGGACTGA
- a CDS encoding heme-dependent oxidative N-demethylase family protein: MAIAFKQETFRDDFSYRNSPENIRRFPFPFDRDEYMYAVNMEPHVKGQKGTAFESLIDVDEHYVAEMHDRALVLKEDPLRYQALPHMMTAQWDTLELLMEEQAAGFSEHFTLIRNGDQWRWINRPLGIDDTFTFGDRSTLPYEPLEYITRQAQGDFCIVDQRDGNLWMDAGMVTTQADWSLDFDIGMNFMEWHGPVPLAHQMGVFDRALKFLLNLQQGKPTRRFNWTMTINPRLDTSPENYHKWGPDRATVTPENVGEKVHLRVEVQSLWRLPRSNAILFVIRCYLMNMNELVTVPKWARRFPRVLSTLPPELIDYKGLTRYRQTTIDWLSKFDDGAPTSPGTFPD; the protein is encoded by the coding sequence ATGGCAATCGCCTTCAAGCAGGAAACGTTCCGGGACGACTTCAGCTATCGCAACAGTCCGGAAAACATCCGGCGCTTTCCGTTTCCCTTCGACCGCGACGAATACATGTACGCGGTCAACATGGAACCGCATGTGAAGGGGCAGAAGGGCACTGCCTTCGAAAGCCTGATCGACGTCGATGAGCACTACGTCGCCGAGATGCACGATCGGGCCCTGGTTCTGAAAGAGGATCCGCTGCGCTACCAGGCGTTGCCCCATATGATGACGGCCCAATGGGATACGCTGGAACTTCTGATGGAGGAGCAGGCCGCCGGCTTCTCCGAACATTTCACGCTCATCAGGAACGGCGATCAATGGCGCTGGATCAACCGGCCGCTCGGCATCGACGACACCTTCACCTTCGGCGATCGCTCGACGCTGCCCTATGAACCGCTCGAATACATCACCCGCCAGGCGCAGGGGGATTTCTGCATCGTAGACCAGCGCGACGGCAATCTCTGGATGGATGCCGGCATGGTCACGACCCAGGCCGACTGGTCGCTCGATTTCGACATCGGCATGAACTTCATGGAATGGCACGGCCCGGTGCCGCTCGCCCATCAGATGGGCGTCTTCGACCGCGCACTGAAATTCCTCCTGAACCTGCAGCAGGGCAAGCCTACGCGCCGTTTCAACTGGACGATGACGATCAATCCGCGCCTCGATACCAGCCCGGAAAACTACCATAAATGGGGACCCGACCGCGCGACGGTCACACCGGAAAACGTCGGCGAGAAGGTACATCTGCGCGTCGAGGTGCAGAGCCTGTGGCGCCTGCCGCGCTCGAACGCCATCCTCTTCGTCATCCGCTGCTATCTGATGAATATGAACGAGCTCGTGACGGTGCCTAAATGGGCGCGCCGCTTTCCGCGCGTGCTCAGCACGCTGCCGCCCGAGCTCATCGATTACAAGGGCCTGACGCGCTATCGCCAGACGACGATCGACTGGCTTTCGAAATTCGACGACGGCGCGCCGACCAGTCCCGGCACATTCCCGGATTGA
- a CDS encoding aminomethyltransferase family protein → MALSWRFSALADRHRALGSKLEDWSGMGTAWTYEKDMSEEHVAIRTKAGIMDVSGLKKVHLVGPHAIAVLDYITTRDMTKIYPGRSVYACMLNDRGHFTDDCIVYRTGPNSWMLVHGSGSGYEEIVKQAAGRNCAVLFDDDLHDLSLQGPLAVDYLAKYVPGIRDLKYFHHMQTTLFGAPVMISRTGYTGERGYEIFVRGQDAVMIWDRIVAEGKEMGIIPCCFSVLDMLRVESYLLFYPYDNSQMYPFADQPPGDSLWELGLDFTVSPGKTGFRGAEEHARLKGRERFKIFGMLIDADGPADLGDEVYAEGKKVGVITCPSYSTLTKRSMAIARLDVDKAVQGAKLEVHGKNLNARAIAHTLTFDDPEKKKRTAVG, encoded by the coding sequence ATGGCTTTATCTTGGCGTTTCTCCGCCTTGGCGGATCGGCATCGCGCTCTCGGATCGAAACTGGAGGACTGGAGCGGCATGGGAACCGCCTGGACCTACGAGAAGGACATGTCCGAAGAGCATGTCGCGATCCGCACGAAGGCCGGGATCATGGACGTTTCCGGCCTGAAGAAGGTGCACCTGGTCGGTCCGCATGCCATCGCCGTGCTCGACTACATCACCACCCGCGACATGACGAAGATCTATCCCGGACGCTCCGTCTATGCCTGCATGCTGAACGATCGCGGCCATTTCACCGACGACTGCATCGTGTACCGCACCGGTCCGAATTCCTGGATGCTGGTTCACGGCTCCGGCTCCGGCTACGAGGAGATCGTGAAGCAGGCTGCGGGCCGCAACTGCGCAGTCCTGTTCGACGACGACCTGCATGATCTCTCGCTGCAGGGCCCGCTTGCGGTCGACTATCTCGCAAAATATGTGCCGGGCATCCGCGACCTTAAATATTTCCACCACATGCAGACGACGCTCTTCGGCGCGCCCGTCATGATCTCGCGCACCGGCTATACCGGAGAGCGTGGTTATGAAATCTTCGTGCGCGGGCAGGATGCGGTCATGATCTGGGATCGCATCGTCGCGGAAGGCAAGGAGATGGGCATCATCCCCTGCTGTTTCAGCGTGCTCGACATGCTGCGGGTCGAAAGCTACCTGCTCTTTTATCCTTACGACAATTCGCAGATGTATCCCTTCGCCGACCAGCCGCCCGGCGACAGCCTTTGGGAACTCGGCCTCGATTTCACCGTCAGCCCCGGCAAGACGGGCTTCCGTGGTGCCGAGGAGCATGCGCGCCTGAAAGGCAGGGAACGCTTCAAGATCTTCGGCATGCTGATCGATGCCGACGGTCCGGCGGATCTCGGCGACGAAGTCTATGCCGAGGGCAAGAAGGTCGGGGTGATCACCTGCCCGAGCTATTCGACGCTGACGAAGAGATCCATGGCGATTGCCCGTTTGGACGTCGACAAGGCCGTCCAGGGCGCGAAGCTCGAGGTGCACGGCAAGAACCTCAATGCCAGAGCGATCGCCCACACGCTGACCTTCGACGATCCGGAGAAGAAAAAGAGGACGGCCGTGGGCTAG
- a CDS encoding dimethylamine monooxygenase subunit DmmA family protein: MLVEGIKSRPVYTGLSIQPRARRHIFALEGEGAHALLDRKPALDETALSRSEILYVARGSQGKGNDEALRALGADLFFAAPTIATLLFRLRGKLTTAHMGTRLYIAGTEGFIGQAMMVALDHGMDHASIITEHRGSLARRVQCVHCKGVTEDVTHSPFPCGHCGLPLLVRDHYSRRLGAFQGVNIDAEEPGSAPDPEELFL; the protein is encoded by the coding sequence ATGCTTGTCGAAGGCATTAAGAGCCGTCCGGTCTATACGGGACTTTCCATCCAGCCGCGCGCCCGGCGGCACATCTTCGCACTGGAAGGGGAGGGCGCCCATGCCCTCCTCGACCGGAAGCCGGCACTCGACGAGACGGCGCTTTCCCGCAGCGAGATCCTCTATGTCGCGCGCGGCTCGCAGGGCAAGGGAAACGACGAGGCGCTGCGCGCGCTTGGCGCCGATTTGTTCTTCGCAGCCCCGACGATCGCGACGTTGCTCTTCCGCCTCAGGGGGAAGCTGACGACCGCCCATATGGGGACGCGGCTTTATATCGCCGGCACGGAGGGTTTCATCGGCCAGGCGATGATGGTGGCGCTCGATCACGGCATGGACCATGCCTCGATCATCACCGAACACCGCGGCTCGCTGGCGCGCCGCGTGCAATGTGTCCACTGCAAAGGCGTCACCGAGGACGTCACCCACAGCCCCTTTCCCTGCGGCCATTGCGGTCTGCCGCTTCTCGTACGCGACCATTACTCGCGGCGCCTCGGCGCCTTCCAGGGCGTCAATATCGATGCGGAGGAACCCGGCAGCGCGCCTGATCCGGAGGAGTTGTTCCTGTGA
- a CDS encoding APC family permease codes for MDDTTSAAPEPDRLRLLRVLGPAHVWALGVGIVLVGEYMGWNFSVGKGGMIAGLMACWVAGLLYTCVAMIDSEVTSTVAAAGGQYAQAKHIVGPLMAFNVGLFLVMAYTMLEAANAITVGFLLDTVAGMQGQTGLNQQPFIVLAIMFLAWLNYRGVLATLTFNLVITAIAFLAIVALFVSVQFGASAVPLDFSAITSDPLPYGWVGIVASLHFGLWYYLGIEGTCQAAEEVRSPARSLPYGTMAGIMTLLIAATMTWYICSGLMPWEYLGQAGTPLFDAARVTGSTGLMVLLFVGTAFATLASANGCINDASRAWFSMSRDRYLPSWFGAVHPVYRTPYRAIVFLVPIALIFALGAPLDQVVTFSILSGLLGYTFMTFNMVMFRNKWPLGRIKRGYVHPFHPLPTVVLLILCSTAYFAVFLGYGTQLSAMMCFYIVASLWFHFRRYKFVRRGDQFTMPWPKPHGY; via the coding sequence ATGGACGATACTACATCCGCCGCACCCGAGCCGGACCGGCTGCGCCTGCTGAGGGTGCTGGGGCCTGCTCACGTCTGGGCACTCGGCGTCGGCATCGTGCTCGTCGGCGAATATATGGGCTGGAATTTCTCGGTGGGCAAAGGCGGCATGATCGCCGGCCTGATGGCCTGCTGGGTGGCCGGCCTGCTCTACACCTGCGTCGCCATGATCGACTCGGAAGTGACTTCGACGGTCGCCGCGGCCGGCGGCCAGTACGCTCAGGCCAAGCACATCGTCGGGCCGCTGATGGCCTTCAATGTCGGCCTCTTCCTTGTGATGGCCTATACCATGCTCGAAGCCGCCAACGCCATCACGGTCGGCTTCCTGCTCGATACCGTGGCCGGAATGCAGGGCCAGACCGGACTCAATCAGCAACCCTTCATCGTTCTCGCGATCATGTTCCTGGCGTGGCTCAACTATCGCGGCGTGCTCGCCACCCTGACCTTCAACCTGGTGATCACCGCCATCGCCTTCCTTGCGATCGTGGCGTTGTTCGTATCGGTGCAGTTCGGTGCCTCGGCGGTGCCGCTCGATTTTTCGGCCATCACCTCCGATCCGCTACCCTATGGCTGGGTGGGCATCGTGGCATCGCTGCATTTCGGGCTCTGGTACTATCTCGGCATCGAGGGTACCTGCCAGGCGGCCGAGGAGGTGCGCTCTCCTGCCCGCTCGCTTCCCTACGGCACGATGGCCGGCATCATGACGCTGCTGATCGCGGCGACCATGACCTGGTATATCTGCTCCGGCCTGATGCCGTGGGAATATCTTGGCCAGGCCGGCACGCCTTTGTTCGACGCCGCCCGCGTCACCGGCAGCACCGGACTGATGGTCCTGCTCTTCGTCGGCACGGCATTCGCCACGCTCGCCTCCGCCAACGGCTGCATCAACGACGCTTCCCGCGCCTGGTTCTCGATGAGCCGTGACCGTTATCTGCCAAGCTGGTTCGGTGCCGTCCATCCGGTCTACCGCACGCCCTATCGCGCGATCGTATTCCTGGTCCCGATCGCGCTCATCTTCGCGCTCGGCGCCCCGCTCGACCAGGTCGTGACCTTCTCGATCCTGTCGGGTCTGCTCGGCTACACCTTCATGACCTTCAACATGGTGATGTTCCGAAACAAGTGGCCGCTCGGCAGGATCAAGCGCGGCTACGTGCACCCGTTTCATCCTTTACCGACGGTCGTGCTGCTCATTCTGTGCTCGACCGCCTATTTCGCCGTGTTCCTGGGCTACGGCACGCAGCTCAGCGCGATGATGTGCTTCTACATCGTGGCTTCGCTGTGGTTTCACTTCCGGCGCTACAAGTTCGTACGCCGCGGCGATCAGTTCACGATGCCGTGGCCAAAGCCACACGGCTATTGA
- the purU gene encoding formyltetrahydrofolate deformylase, translating to MQNFVLTVSCKSTRGVVAALSGYLAEQGCNIADSSQFDDLDTGKFFMRTSFISEERVGLAALEEGLKPIASKFEMETALHEQSERMKVLLMVSRFGHCLNDLLYRWKIGALPIDIVGVVSNHFDYQKVVVNHDIPFHHIKVTKENKPKAEAQLMDVVEQTGAELIVLARYMQVLSDALCKKMSGKIINIHHSFLPSFKGANPYKQAYERGVKLIGATAHYVTADLDEGPIIEQDIARITHAQSAEDYVSIGRDVESQVLARAVHAHIHHRCFINGNRVVVFPPSPGSYASERMG from the coding sequence ATGCAGAATTTCGTTCTGACCGTGTCCTGCAAGTCAACGCGTGGCGTAGTTGCGGCGCTATCGGGATATCTGGCCGAGCAGGGCTGCAATATCGCCGACAGCTCGCAGTTCGACGATCTGGATACCGGCAAGTTCTTCATGCGCACCAGCTTCATCTCGGAGGAGCGGGTTGGCCTTGCGGCTCTCGAGGAAGGGCTGAAGCCGATCGCCTCGAAGTTCGAGATGGAGACGGCTCTCCACGAACAGTCCGAGCGCATGAAGGTGCTGCTCATGGTGTCGCGCTTCGGCCATTGCCTGAACGATCTTCTCTACCGCTGGAAGATCGGCGCCTTGCCGATCGACATCGTCGGCGTCGTTTCCAACCACTTCGACTACCAGAAGGTGGTCGTCAACCACGACATCCCCTTCCACCACATCAAGGTGACGAAGGAGAACAAGCCCAAGGCCGAAGCCCAGCTGATGGACGTCGTCGAGCAGACCGGCGCCGAGCTGATCGTGCTGGCCCGCTACATGCAGGTGCTTTCGGATGCGCTCTGCAAGAAGATGTCGGGGAAGATCATCAACATCCACCACTCCTTCCTGCCGTCGTTCAAGGGGGCGAACCCCTATAAGCAGGCCTATGAGCGCGGCGTGAAGCTGATCGGCGCGACGGCGCATTACGTCACCGCCGATCTCGACGAGGGCCCGATCATCGAGCAGGATATCGCCCGCATCACCCATGCGCAGTCGGCCGAGGATTATGTCTCGATCGGCCGCGACGTCGAAAGCCAGGTGCTGGCCCGGGCCGTGCACGCCCATATCCACCACCGCTGCTTCATCAACGGCAACCGCGTCGTCGTCTTCCCGCCGAGCCCGGGTTCCTACGCCTCTGAACGGATGGGCTGA